The following are encoded in a window of Stieleria sp. JC731 genomic DNA:
- a CDS encoding ABC transporter ATP-binding protein, which translates to MNTAPPASSIRCDHVTVAFGDHIAVSNVNLNIERGELVSLIGPSGCGKTTLLRSIAGLENITQGAVTIDPPAIANRGQIGFVFQSPALLPWATTLQNVLLPLELIGDGTSQSRSDKAMAALTAVQLDSAAGKLPDELSGGMKMRASIARALVTEPEVLLLDEPFAALDDMLRNDLGQLLLNLWQTHQFTAVMVTHNISESILLSKRIAVMRSGHLESVLNNPIDWPRSPEQIRTQKFAEFHGVVSDHLRGRISEAKQSE; encoded by the coding sequence ATGAACACCGCCCCACCCGCATCATCGATTCGCTGTGATCATGTCACGGTAGCCTTTGGCGATCACATTGCAGTTTCAAATGTCAACTTGAATATCGAACGTGGTGAATTGGTTTCGCTGATCGGGCCAAGCGGATGTGGAAAAACAACATTGCTACGTTCAATTGCCGGTTTGGAAAACATCACCCAAGGTGCTGTTACGATTGACCCACCGGCGATTGCGAATCGTGGGCAGATCGGATTTGTATTCCAAAGTCCCGCTTTGTTGCCTTGGGCAACGACGTTGCAAAACGTGTTGCTGCCGCTTGAACTGATCGGTGACGGAACATCGCAGTCACGCAGCGATAAGGCAATGGCCGCGCTCACGGCGGTCCAGTTGGATTCAGCCGCTGGGAAGTTACCCGATGAGCTATCAGGCGGGATGAAGATGCGTGCTTCGATCGCGCGAGCATTGGTCACCGAACCTGAAGTCTTGCTACTAGACGAACCTTTCGCAGCGCTCGACGACATGCTCAGAAACGACCTCGGGCAACTGCTTCTAAACCTTTGGCAAACCCATCAATTCACAGCCGTGATGGTCACGCATAACATCAGTGAATCGATCTTGCTGTCTAAACGTATTGCGGTAATGAGATCCGGACACTTGGAATCGGTCTTGAACAACCCCATCGATTGGCCTCGTAGCCCGGAACAGATCCGAACCCAAAAGTTTGCTGAATTCCATGGAGTGGTCAGCGACCATCTTCGTGGGCGAATCTCTGAAGCGAAGCAAAGCGAATGA
- a CDS encoding Gfo/Idh/MocA family protein: MKAIVVGTGFIGPVHVEALRRAGVEVAGIVGSSPEKSVAAATRLGLPSKITTFQQALDDPSVDCIHLTTPNRFHFEQAKAVLNAGKHVLCEKPLAMNSEQSRELVKLAAQSDKVAGVAYNIRFYPLCHESAQRIASGMIGDVMHVTGSYVQDWLLKPTDFNWRVVADDGGKLRAIADIGTHWLDLIQFVTGQKIVEVCADLRIVHPVRQQPIGGVETFSGGSSEKLQTKDVSIETEDCGSVMLRFANGANGCLWVSQTTAGRKNCLRFEIGGSDSALAFDSQSPNELWVGHRDQPSEVLVRDPALLHDQARGITTYPGGHNEGFPDTFKQLFRTFYGYIESGDYNAPRPFPTFDEGHYEILICDAILESHQKQSWVKVAADA, encoded by the coding sequence ATGAAAGCGATCGTGGTTGGGACAGGATTTATCGGGCCGGTTCATGTCGAAGCACTCCGACGCGCCGGCGTCGAAGTCGCAGGCATCGTCGGCTCTTCGCCCGAAAAGTCCGTGGCCGCCGCAACCCGTTTAGGACTGCCATCGAAGATCACAACCTTTCAACAAGCTCTCGATGATCCGAGCGTCGATTGCATTCACCTAACGACACCCAATCGGTTTCACTTTGAACAAGCCAAAGCGGTGCTGAATGCCGGAAAGCATGTGCTGTGTGAAAAGCCACTGGCAATGAATTCTGAGCAGTCTCGTGAACTGGTGAAGTTGGCTGCCCAAAGCGATAAAGTGGCTGGCGTCGCCTACAACATCCGGTTCTATCCCTTGTGCCACGAATCGGCCCAACGAATCGCCAGTGGGATGATCGGCGATGTGATGCACGTCACCGGGTCTTACGTCCAGGATTGGTTGCTCAAGCCCACCGATTTCAATTGGCGTGTCGTGGCGGACGATGGTGGAAAGCTTCGCGCGATCGCCGACATCGGAACACATTGGTTGGACTTGATCCAATTCGTTACCGGTCAAAAAATCGTCGAGGTCTGCGCCGATTTACGCATCGTGCATCCCGTCCGTCAGCAGCCGATCGGCGGTGTCGAAACCTTTTCCGGCGGATCGTCGGAGAAGCTGCAAACGAAAGACGTATCGATCGAAACGGAAGATTGTGGTTCGGTCATGCTACGTTTTGCCAACGGTGCGAACGGTTGCTTGTGGGTTTCGCAAACCACCGCCGGACGCAAAAATTGTTTGCGATTTGAAATCGGCGGAAGCGATTCCGCACTGGCATTTGATAGTCAATCACCAAATGAGCTTTGGGTTGGTCATCGTGATCAACCTAGCGAAGTCCTGGTACGAGACCCCGCACTGCTACACGACCAAGCCCGCGGAATTACGACCTATCCCGGCGGGCACAACGAAGGCTTTCCGGATACCTTCAAACAATTGTTCCGAACATTCTATGGATACATCGAATCGGGAGACTACAACGCGCCGCGGCCGTTCCCGACTTTTGACGAGGGCCACTACGAAATCTTGATCTGCGATGCGATCTTGGAAAGTCACCAAAAACAGTCATGGGTGAAAGTCGCAGCCGATGCTTGA
- a CDS encoding ABC transporter permease: MQTWLPVIAVAISMLILWSIVVRTFGLPRALLPLPSEVWQAAIDNRKELLEAIFSTGLASFAGLVSAISLGCLISVAFSQSRRIRLAFFPYVVFLQTVPIVAIAPLLITWSGYEFRTVVIVTVIVCLFPVVNSVTAGLTAIDRAWADLFRLYGASRPQTLVKLQIPAAIPYLVIGAKTSSGLAVIGAIVAEFFVGNGAGNQYDGLGTLMTHWQGFVRTDALIAAVFASTLLGLILFGLVQLASVTLLARWTRYRK, encoded by the coding sequence ATGCAAACTTGGTTGCCGGTGATCGCGGTTGCCATCTCGATGCTGATCTTATGGTCCATCGTCGTTCGTACGTTTGGACTCCCTCGAGCATTGTTGCCTCTTCCGAGTGAAGTTTGGCAGGCGGCGATCGACAACCGAAAGGAACTGCTGGAAGCCATTTTCTCGACGGGCTTGGCAAGCTTTGCCGGGTTGGTGTCGGCAATCTCGCTCGGTTGCCTAATCAGCGTCGCGTTTTCCCAATCTCGGCGGATTCGCTTGGCCTTTTTCCCGTATGTGGTCTTTCTACAAACGGTCCCGATCGTGGCGATCGCACCACTGCTGATCACTTGGAGCGGCTATGAATTTCGCACCGTTGTGATCGTGACCGTGATTGTCTGCCTATTTCCCGTGGTCAACAGCGTGACAGCGGGACTGACCGCAATCGACCGAGCTTGGGCGGATCTGTTTCGCCTGTACGGTGCCAGTCGACCTCAGACACTAGTCAAGCTTCAGATACCTGCGGCAATTCCTTATCTCGTAATCGGTGCAAAGACCAGCAGCGGCTTGGCTGTCATCGGCGCGATCGTCGCTGAATTCTTCGTCGGCAACGGTGCGGGCAATCAATATGACGGCCTGGGGACGCTGATGACCCACTGGCAGGGCTTTGTCAGAACCGATGCACTGATCGCCGCGGTATTCGCCAGCACGCTGTTAGGACTAATCCTGTTCGGTCTGGTGCAACTGGCTTCTGTCACGTTGCTTGCCCGTTGGACACGGTATCGTAAATAG
- the lhgO gene encoding L-2-hydroxyglutarate oxidase, producing the protein MTNSNTTADFVVVGAGIVGLATAHELLTRVEGCSVLVLEAESGVARHQSGHNSGVLHSGIYYKPGSQRAITCRRGKAMMESFCDRFGIPWERCGKVIVATCASEIESLQRIAERAEANEVNFCRINSDELRELEPNANGITALHVPETGIVSYAEVCKKLAERVKLLGGEIRFDSKVVAVSQSARSLNIEIQSGQRVCTNHLVNCGGLQCDRIAAMAGIESPAKIVPFRGEYYQLAKGREHLVRNLIYPVPDPSFPFLGVHFTRMIDGTVECGPNAVLAFARAGYDWKNINARDFVDTVAYGGFRKLMFKHWKTGIGEMNRSLRKSAFVSALQKLMPSLKPSDLVPGRAGVRAQAVSETGDLLDDFLIKRSPSATHVLNAPSPAATASLAIAETIVDAIEQN; encoded by the coding sequence TGGATTGGCAACCGCTCATGAATTATTAACACGCGTCGAAGGCTGCTCGGTCTTGGTATTAGAAGCCGAATCGGGTGTCGCACGCCATCAAAGTGGACACAATTCGGGTGTCCTTCATAGTGGGATCTACTACAAGCCCGGTTCGCAGCGTGCAATCACCTGTCGCCGGGGAAAGGCGATGATGGAATCGTTCTGTGACCGTTTTGGGATCCCTTGGGAACGTTGCGGAAAAGTCATTGTCGCAACGTGTGCGAGCGAAATCGAATCGCTGCAACGCATCGCCGAACGTGCCGAAGCCAACGAAGTTAACTTTTGTCGAATCAACAGCGATGAGCTGCGCGAACTCGAACCGAACGCCAATGGGATCACCGCCCTGCACGTCCCCGAAACTGGAATCGTTAGCTACGCAGAAGTCTGCAAAAAGCTAGCCGAACGGGTGAAGCTACTCGGTGGCGAAATCCGCTTCGATTCGAAGGTCGTCGCGGTTTCGCAAAGCGCTCGATCATTGAATATCGAAATACAATCAGGCCAGCGAGTCTGCACGAACCACCTTGTCAATTGTGGCGGGCTGCAATGTGATCGCATCGCAGCCATGGCGGGTATCGAAAGCCCCGCGAAAATCGTTCCGTTCCGTGGCGAATACTATCAGCTTGCCAAGGGACGTGAGCATCTTGTCCGCAATCTTATCTACCCAGTTCCCGACCCGTCGTTCCCATTTTTGGGAGTACATTTCACCAGGATGATCGACGGAACCGTTGAATGTGGCCCGAACGCCGTACTGGCATTTGCACGCGCTGGGTACGACTGGAAGAATATCAACGCAAGAGACTTTGTGGACACGGTCGCTTATGGTGGATTTCGCAAACTGATGTTCAAACACTGGAAAACAGGCATCGGTGAAATGAATCGATCACTGCGCAAATCGGCTTTCGTTTCGGCACTGCAAAAGCTGATGCCTTCGCTCAAACCAAGCGACTTGGTCCCAGGGAGGGCGGGGGTACGGGCACAGGCGGTTTCAGAAACGGGTGACTTGCTAGACGACTTTTTGATCAAACGATCTCCATCAGCGACTCACGTTTTGAACGCCCCCTCCCCCGCCGCAACCGCTTCACTGGCCATTGCAGAAACGATCGTCGATGCGATCGAGCAGAATTGA
- a CDS encoding sulfatase-like hydrolase/transferase, giving the protein MSAHRLIHLIAVGIAICVGRPCLSNERPNVVMLLADDLGYQDVGCYDGPVKTPNIDKLAATGVRFETFYSGCAVCSPSRATLLTGRHHIRAGVYSWIHDESQRSHLLLREQTLAEILHDAGYATAHIGKWHLGLPSERFDKPTPDKHGFDYWFATWNNASPSHRNPDNFIRNGTAVGKLEGYSCQLVVDEAINWLNSRSDSPATDSSADQPFFLNVWFHEPHAPIAAPDSITKQYGKERDKAAIYSATIDNTDHAIGRLVEHLDQMGASENTLIIYASDNGSYRDDRTGGLRGRKGVNWEGGIRVPGIFNWPAKLQSGVTSEVPAGLVDVLPTVCGLLGLERDASIHLDGIDLSSVLRGETDHLGRDQPLFWHLQRSRPIIAIRDGDYSLVAERDYEIPTDNMFQESWIPQIRQGGYKNFQLFDLKNDPKQTTNLAAKRPEIVSQLKTKMLEINRSIMADGTDWSAAQ; this is encoded by the coding sequence ATGTCAGCTCATCGCCTAATCCATTTGATCGCCGTCGGGATAGCCATCTGCGTCGGCCGACCGTGCCTTTCAAATGAGCGTCCCAACGTGGTGATGCTTTTAGCTGACGATTTGGGATACCAAGATGTTGGCTGCTACGACGGCCCTGTGAAAACGCCGAACATTGACAAACTGGCGGCGACAGGTGTTCGCTTCGAAACGTTTTACTCCGGATGCGCCGTTTGCTCTCCATCGCGGGCAACGTTGCTAACAGGACGACATCATATTCGGGCGGGAGTCTACAGCTGGATCCACGACGAATCGCAGCGTTCTCATCTGCTGCTACGAGAACAAACGCTGGCTGAGATTCTTCACGATGCCGGATATGCGACTGCTCACATCGGGAAGTGGCACCTCGGATTGCCAAGCGAGCGTTTCGACAAACCCACTCCCGACAAGCATGGTTTCGACTATTGGTTCGCGACGTGGAACAATGCCAGCCCCAGCCATCGGAACCCGGACAATTTCATTCGCAACGGGACCGCGGTCGGAAAACTGGAAGGGTACTCTTGCCAGCTTGTTGTCGACGAAGCGATCAATTGGTTAAACAGTCGATCAGATAGCCCAGCCACAGATAGCTCAGCCGACCAACCATTCTTTTTGAATGTCTGGTTTCATGAACCGCACGCTCCGATCGCCGCACCGGATTCGATCACCAAGCAGTATGGCAAGGAACGTGACAAGGCGGCTATCTATTCGGCAACGATCGACAACACCGATCATGCGATCGGACGGTTGGTAGAACACCTCGATCAGATGGGAGCGTCTGAGAACACGCTGATCATTTACGCGTCTGACAACGGCAGCTATCGCGATGACCGAACAGGAGGCTTGCGTGGACGCAAGGGAGTCAATTGGGAAGGGGGAATTCGAGTTCCTGGAATCTTTAACTGGCCAGCAAAACTGCAATCCGGCGTCACTTCCGAAGTCCCCGCAGGTTTGGTCGATGTGTTACCTACCGTGTGTGGCTTGTTGGGTTTGGAGCGTGACGCATCAATCCACCTCGACGGCATCGACCTGTCTTCTGTTTTACGTGGAGAGACTGACCATCTCGGTCGCGACCAGCCTCTGTTCTGGCACCTACAGCGATCTCGCCCCATCATCGCAATCCGAGATGGCGACTATTCATTGGTTGCCGAACGAGACTACGAGATCCCGACAGACAACATGTTTCAGGAATCGTGGATTCCTCAGATCCGTCAGGGGGGCTACAAAAACTTTCAGTTGTTCGATTTGAAAAATGATCCTAAGCAAACGACAAATCTCGCCGCTAAACGGCCTGAAATTGTCAGCCAGCTGAAAACAAAAATGCTTGAAATCAACCGCAGCATCATGGCTGATGGGACGGATTGGTCGGCGGCACAATAA
- a CDS encoding DUF1080 domain-containing protein, translating to MKRFFLGLMVLASTALAGTASAEDGSKSLFDGKSLDGWSVKSGYATYEVQDGVIVGKTAKGTGNTFLCTDEEYGDFELTFEVKCDQGLNSGVQIRSKLKDQKGADKYGGRVFGPQVEIENGPGQAGWIYGEATGRGWLSPEPQSKDKAVNEHDHFKNGDWNEYKVIAKGANIKTFINGHPIADLSDEPIYESHPKGLIGLQVHGIPADAGPYEVRWRNLKIKSL from the coding sequence ATGAAGCGATTTTTCTTGGGCCTGATGGTTCTAGCCTCAACTGCACTTGCCGGAACTGCTTCCGCCGAAGACGGCTCGAAATCACTCTTTGATGGCAAGTCACTCGATGGCTGGTCCGTCAAAAGCGGCTATGCGACATACGAAGTTCAGGACGGCGTGATCGTCGGAAAGACTGCCAAAGGCACCGGCAACACGTTTCTGTGTACGGACGAAGAGTATGGCGATTTCGAGCTAACCTTCGAAGTCAAATGCGACCAGGGACTGAACTCGGGTGTCCAAATTCGATCGAAGCTGAAAGATCAAAAAGGCGCTGACAAATACGGGGGGCGAGTCTTCGGCCCTCAAGTCGAGATCGAAAACGGCCCAGGACAAGCCGGATGGATCTACGGTGAAGCGACCGGACGAGGTTGGCTATCGCCAGAACCACAATCCAAAGACAAAGCGGTCAACGAACATGACCACTTTAAAAACGGCGACTGGAACGAATACAAAGTCATCGCCAAAGGGGCGAACATCAAAACGTTCATCAACGGTCACCCAATCGCGGACTTAAGCGACGAACCGATTTACGAATCACACCCTAAAGGTCTGATCGGACTTCAAGTCCACGGAATCCCTGCCGACGCCGGTCCTTACGAAGTCCGTTGGCGCAACCTAAAGATTAAATCTCTGTAA
- a CDS encoding SDR family NAD(P)-dependent oxidoreductase translates to MTQLPGIKLFDLTDRVAIVTGGSKGLGAAMAAGLASAGSKIALCARNQTEVEQAAQQISEQYGVDAIGVAADVTDQQQVEHLVDTVVDRFGGIDILINNAGINIRGPIDELSYDEFRKVQQVNVDGVWLTCKAVISHMRSRGAGRIINLASTLGIVGLANRTPYTSSKGAIVQMTRALALELADDQITVNAICPGPFLTPMNEPIADTEEAKKFIVGAVALNRWGRMQEIQGAAIYLASDASSFTTGSMMVVDGGWTAR, encoded by the coding sequence ATGACTCAGTTACCCGGAATCAAGCTTTTTGACCTGACAGACCGGGTTGCCATCGTCACTGGCGGTTCCAAAGGCCTCGGTGCCGCGATGGCAGCCGGACTGGCGTCCGCAGGCTCGAAGATCGCCTTGTGCGCTCGAAACCAAACCGAGGTTGAACAGGCAGCCCAACAGATTTCAGAGCAATACGGAGTCGACGCGATTGGAGTTGCCGCTGATGTAACCGATCAGCAGCAAGTCGAGCATCTCGTAGACACGGTCGTGGATCGTTTCGGTGGGATCGATATTTTGATCAACAACGCAGGAATCAATATCCGTGGCCCCATCGATGAATTGAGCTACGATGAATTTCGCAAAGTTCAACAAGTCAACGTTGATGGGGTGTGGCTGACGTGCAAAGCGGTCATCTCGCACATGCGGTCGCGGGGTGCTGGAAGAATCATCAATCTGGCGAGTACGCTGGGAATCGTCGGCTTGGCTAATCGCACCCCCTACACATCCAGCAAAGGTGCGATCGTGCAAATGACGCGGGCATTGGCACTGGAACTTGCCGACGACCAAATCACGGTCAATGCGATTTGCCCTGGCCCTTTCCTGACCCCGATGAACGAACCGATTGCCGATACCGAAGAGGCGAAAAAGTTTATCGTCGGTGCTGTGGCGCTGAACCGCTGGGGACGCATGCAAGAAATCCAGGGCGCCGCAATCTATCTCGCAAGTGACGCGTCAAGCTTCACCACCGGTAGCATGATGGTAGTCGATGGCGGCTGGACCGCTCGCTAA
- a CDS encoding LuxR C-terminal-related transcriptional regulator, producing the protein MMNHHESSMGYPPTPLAQVRPVVFAASKDSAWLSRVGQAASAEGFRFQTSPSITSLVNQAASTEEIACIFLDYDPRIQQWSSIEQLLFEKNVAAPVALVLDENSGMSASEAVARIAHVVAFNSMETHEIVDSIRDAVALSSLVSHQFDVLRCHRLYQTLPERQRKIVDFVVEGAPNKQIATKLKVSVKTIERERQKAYRHLNVRSTAEMTRVVILGGLHDVIFPVARARNGFVDRRIDQRSIEHTKSSGISPTASMAPPMNSPSMPTNTYGSI; encoded by the coding sequence ATGATGAACCATCACGAATCTTCTATGGGCTACCCACCGACGCCATTGGCGCAGGTACGGCCTGTTGTCTTCGCGGCAAGCAAAGACTCGGCGTGGCTATCACGAGTTGGACAGGCAGCAAGTGCTGAAGGCTTTCGCTTCCAGACTTCGCCGTCGATCACCTCGCTTGTGAACCAAGCCGCATCAACTGAGGAGATCGCTTGCATCTTCTTGGACTATGATCCCCGCATCCAACAATGGTCGAGCATCGAACAGCTACTGTTCGAAAAGAACGTGGCTGCTCCTGTCGCACTTGTGTTGGACGAGAACAGTGGCATGTCGGCTTCGGAAGCCGTCGCACGTATCGCCCATGTCGTTGCATTCAACAGCATGGAAACCCACGAAATCGTGGATTCGATTCGTGACGCGGTTGCCCTCAGCAGCCTTGTCTCTCATCAGTTTGATGTGCTTCGCTGCCACCGCCTGTATCAAACACTGCCTGAACGGCAGCGTAAGATCGTCGACTTCGTTGTCGAAGGCGCACCCAACAAGCAGATCGCAACCAAGCTTAAAGTTTCGGTTAAAACGATCGAGCGTGAAAGGCAAAAAGCCTATCGCCACCTGAATGTCCGAAGTACGGCTGAAATGACCCGCGTGGTTATCCTAGGCGGACTGCACGACGTTATCTTTCCTGTCGCTCGCGCCCGAAACGGATTTGTCGATCGTCGAATCGATCAACGATCTATCGAGCACACCAAGAGCTCGGGAATTTCACCAACCGCATCAATGGCACCTCCGATGAACAGTCCATCAATGCCAACGAATACCTACGGTAGCATTTGA
- a CDS encoding serine/threonine-protein kinase, with translation MPVTTFRIFANQKPSTANLRVGSRLGKYRLTKRLGEGGFATVFAATDTIEGRQVAMKIPDGRYISNTQSLDDLQREVRIMARLEHPGILQLKNAQFIDDHFVMVFPIGEESLADRLCRRMSRAVCVDYLIQMVDAVAFAHEHRVLHRDIKPENFILFPNKVIRLTDFGLARLENVCHDVSASGTLGYMAPEQAMGHPNYRSDVFSLGLVLYRLLSGELPEYPFEAPLPGYNRLRKGLASDLVALIRKSIDPSPRKRFRDAVAMRNALAKIRYPLSDRSIIQRAPETRVSHRSTRNVA, from the coding sequence ATGCCCGTGACGACGTTCAGAATTTTTGCCAATCAAAAGCCATCGACAGCGAATCTTCGTGTCGGTTCGCGACTTGGAAAATACCGACTAACCAAACGCTTGGGTGAAGGCGGCTTCGCGACCGTCTTTGCGGCCACGGATACCATTGAAGGCCGCCAAGTCGCGATGAAGATTCCCGACGGAAGGTATATCAGCAACACGCAGTCGCTGGACGATCTGCAACGTGAAGTTCGCATCATGGCCCGGCTTGAGCACCCAGGCATCCTTCAGCTCAAAAATGCGCAGTTCATCGACGACCATTTCGTCATGGTGTTTCCCATCGGTGAAGAATCGCTTGCCGATCGTCTTTGCCGACGAATGTCCCGCGCCGTCTGTGTTGACTATCTGATTCAAATGGTCGATGCGGTCGCGTTCGCTCACGAACACCGTGTTTTGCACCGTGACATCAAGCCCGAGAACTTCATCCTGTTCCCCAACAAAGTGATCCGCTTGACGGACTTTGGTTTGGCACGGCTTGAAAACGTTTGCCATGACGTTTCCGCATCGGGAACGCTCGGCTACATGGCTCCAGAGCAAGCGATGGGACATCCCAACTACCGCAGCGATGTGTTCTCGTTGGGACTGGTACTCTATCGATTGCTTTCGGGCGAATTACCCGAGTACCCATTCGAAGCTCCATTGCCAGGTTACAACCGACTTCGCAAGGGACTTGCTAGCGATCTGGTCGCATTGATCCGCAAGTCGATCGATCCTTCGCCACGCAAGCGTTTTCGCGATGCGGTCGCAATGCGAAATGCATTGGCAAAGATTCGCTACCCACTCTCTGATCGCAGCATCATCCAGCGAGCACCCGAAACCAGGGTTAGCCATCGCTCGACGCGGAACGTTGCCTAG
- a CDS encoding ROK family protein, whose translation MLDQQKNGVFVAVDLGGTSAKIALANSSGDFIGRSAVSTQDDGRPDPVIDAMVAAIKRLLDEASIDTDRVIGLGMGIPGLVDVKNGVTKFLPNLPTQWRDIPVAKRMTAELGCSVKLLNDVRTATLGELKFGVGKSNPVLSFAFFSIGTGVGGGLVIDGQLRLGPLGAAGELGHQTIDPNGPRCGCGNRGCLETLASGPAITSEGVRLVQSGLAPKLRELVGGDMNLVTPQTMAVAASEDALVAEAIENAAVYLGIGAANVITAVHPDVIVLGGGVSMLGERLTTVVKREIDKRVGMFPTDNVDVVCSSLGADAGLRGAVALADQASREANR comes from the coding sequence ATGCTTGATCAACAGAAAAACGGAGTGTTCGTCGCAGTCGACTTAGGTGGGACGTCGGCGAAAATCGCATTGGCAAACTCGTCGGGTGATTTCATCGGACGGTCGGCGGTTTCGACTCAAGATGACGGACGGCCAGATCCAGTGATAGACGCGATGGTGGCAGCCATCAAACGATTGCTCGATGAGGCTTCCATCGATACCGATCGAGTCATCGGATTGGGGATGGGGATACCCGGATTGGTCGACGTTAAAAATGGAGTCACCAAGTTTCTTCCCAACCTGCCCACACAATGGCGTGACATACCAGTTGCCAAACGAATGACTGCAGAACTGGGGTGCTCGGTCAAACTGCTCAACGACGTTCGCACCGCGACACTGGGCGAGCTGAAGTTCGGAGTCGGCAAGTCAAACCCCGTTTTGTCGTTCGCGTTTTTCTCGATCGGCACCGGCGTCGGCGGAGGACTTGTTATCGATGGCCAGCTGCGTTTGGGGCCACTGGGTGCCGCTGGCGAATTGGGGCATCAAACGATCGATCCGAACGGACCACGATGTGGCTGCGGCAATCGCGGATGTCTGGAAACCTTGGCAAGCGGGCCGGCGATCACATCCGAAGGCGTCCGATTGGTGCAGTCCGGTTTGGCACCGAAGCTGCGTGAACTTGTCGGTGGCGACATGAACTTGGTGACTCCGCAGACAATGGCGGTCGCGGCAAGTGAAGACGCATTGGTTGCCGAAGCGATCGAAAATGCAGCGGTCTACCTGGGGATCGGTGCCGCCAATGTCATCACGGCGGTCCATCCCGACGTCATCGTGCTCGGCGGAGGCGTGTCGATGCTGGGGGAAAGATTGACGACTGTGGTCAAGCGTGAAATCGACAAGCGTGTCGGGATGTTTCCGACAGACAATGTCGATGTCGTTTGTTCATCGCTCGGTGCTGATGCCGGACTACGAGGCGCAGTCGCACTCGCCGACCAAGCATCTCGTGAAGCAAACCGCTAG
- a CDS encoding 6-pyruvoyl trahydropterin synthase family protein, whose translation MALTIMRRIKFCAGHRLLNHGGKCENFHGHNYVADFFVQGDVQDDVGRVIDFSDLKKRVKGWIDDHWDHGFLIHKDDDNARQALEMVTPSRIFIMPYNPTAENMAKYLLEEMAPVALDGSGARAVRVRIWETDESFAEASLDSVDSPNEQFSEMAVGK comes from the coding sequence ATGGCATTGACCATCATGCGGCGCATCAAATTTTGCGCCGGACACCGATTACTCAACCACGGCGGGAAATGCGAAAACTTCCACGGCCACAATTACGTCGCGGACTTTTTCGTTCAAGGTGACGTCCAAGACGACGTCGGACGCGTCATCGATTTTTCGGACTTGAAGAAACGCGTCAAAGGCTGGATCGACGATCATTGGGACCACGGATTTCTAATCCACAAGGATGACGACAACGCGCGTCAGGCTTTGGAAATGGTCACGCCATCACGTATTTTCATCATGCCGTACAACCCAACGGCTGAGAACATGGCGAAGTACCTGCTTGAAGAGATGGCTCCGGTGGCTCTGGATGGTTCCGGCGCTCGCGCTGTCCGCGTTCGCATTTGGGAGACCGATGAATCGTTTGCCGAAGCAAGCCTCGATTCGGTCGACAGCCCAAACGAGCAATTCTCTGAAATGGCAGTCGGCAAGTAG